CCTCGTCGAAGAGGCAGATGTGCCCCGGCGCGTGGCCCGGCGTGTGGAGCACGCGGAGCCGCATCGGCGAGGGCCCGTCGAGCACGATGCGCTCGCCCTCCTCGACGTGGCGATCGACGCGGACCTCCCCTTCGAGGCGCAGCGCCGTCTCGTGGTGCGCGAGCAGCGGCAGGCGGAGCTCGTTCGCGAAGAACCAGGCGCCGCCCGCGTGATCGGCGTGGTGATGGGTGAGGACGATGCCGATGGGGTGACGGCCGCGGCTCTCGAGGGAGCGCGCCCACGCGAGCCACTCGCGCCGCTCGTCGTCGAACGGCGTCGCCGGCTCGACGAGCAGGACCTCCCGCTCGCCGAGCGCGTAGCTGTTCGTGTGGGTGGCGGGAGGCAAGGTGGGCGTGAGCGACGGAAATCGCTCGACACCCAGCGTCACGCGCCACGGCCGTCCCATGTCGTTTATCGCTCGAGCAC
The nucleotide sequence above comes from Polyangium spumosum. Encoded proteins:
- a CDS encoding MBL fold metallo-hydrolase codes for the protein MGRPWRVTLGVERFPSLTPTLPPATHTNSYALGEREVLLVEPATPFDDERREWLAWARSLESRGRHPIGIVLTHHHADHAGGAWFFANELRLPLLAHHETALRLEGEVRVDRHVEEGERIVLDGPSPMRLRVLHTPGHAPGHICLFDEDTGAAIVGDMVASEGTILIEPTEGDMITYLAQLERLAGLSASVALPAHGEPIDEPTTLFRRYITHRLAREAKVLAALRPFPPEGASLDVLLPVAYADTPPLVWPIARMSLEAHLVKLEREGRVSRSAGGGYRLVV